Proteins from a genomic interval of candidate division KSB1 bacterium:
- a CDS encoding PhnD/SsuA/transferrin family substrate-binding protein: MKVKLLLLLLLPCSSLFGQQNQTINFLIVKYGDESANQQLASEFLESFADYFKQHFNYFNNKSVHGWIANNRDSAKFVLNKHNPDFVFAPPGFYLEFLYETPEKATPILQIPRFGKSEERFYLVTSKNGVSTLQGLKNQIVATVFSIDREYLKRVVFPLQFQPESYFLVKTSENLADELFFLIEEASGGIATGEMLAVSALLLDNELKKFFQDDEFVWPELKIIWTSEPLPRDLVITMGSKWTDKLKSQFREVLVNMKNNQPGLDILSIMQSSGFTKINSDLLTKTIEKYFSEK, encoded by the coding sequence ATGAAAGTAAAATTACTTCTTCTTTTGCTTTTGCCCTGTTCCTCCTTATTTGGACAGCAAAATCAAACCATCAATTTCCTGATCGTCAAATACGGTGATGAGTCTGCGAACCAGCAGTTGGCTTCGGAGTTTCTTGAAAGCTTTGCCGATTATTTCAAGCAACACTTCAACTATTTTAACAATAAATCCGTCCACGGCTGGATTGCAAACAATCGAGATTCTGCAAAATTCGTTTTAAACAAGCACAACCCGGATTTCGTTTTTGCACCACCAGGGTTTTATCTCGAATTTCTTTACGAAACCCCTGAAAAAGCAACCCCTATTTTACAAATTCCTAGATTTGGTAAATCTGAAGAGCGATTTTATTTGGTGACTTCAAAGAACGGTGTTTCCACTTTGCAGGGATTAAAAAATCAGATAGTGGCGACAGTCTTTTCAATTGACCGGGAGTACTTGAAACGAGTTGTGTTTCCGCTTCAATTTCAGCCAGAAAGTTATTTTCTGGTTAAGACCTCGGAAAACCTTGCTGATGAATTATTTTTTCTAATCGAAGAAGCAAGTGGTGGAATTGCCACCGGTGAAATGCTTGCCGTATCTGCCTTGCTTTTAGATAACGAACTTAAAAAGTTTTTTCAGGACGATGAATTCGTTTGGCCGGAGTTGAAAATCATCTGGACTTCGGAACCGCTTCCTCGCGATTTGGTGATCACCATGGGTTCTAAATGGACAGACAAGCTTAAAAGTCAATTTCGGGAAGTTTTAGTAAATATGAAAAATAATCAACCCGGCCTGGATATTCTCAGCATCATGCAATCATCTGGTTTTACTAAAATCAATTCGGATTTGTTGACGAAAACAATCGAAAAATATTTTTCTGAAAAATAG